In the genome of Solibacillus silvestris, one region contains:
- a CDS encoding spore coat protein → MKRLRQIVTKAVIAKGKKRTECVETLCPPNAPTSILGCWVINHQYQAKRNGKFVEVTGKFEVNVWYAYNNHSKTAVHTETISYKDRVKLSFRDGDEVDSNDVKVRVLQAPNCIEAVITKQGDKIQVTVEREFLVEIIGETTVVINVHPLDYEDEWSYEESSQQPSSTSSSSSSSSSSSSSSSDSGGKDYGKDYDSSSFS, encoded by the coding sequence GTGAAGCGTTTACGTCAAATTGTGACGAAAGCAGTTATTGCAAAAGGGAAGAAGCGTACCGAATGTGTAGAAACGCTCTGTCCACCGAATGCGCCAACGAGCATATTAGGTTGTTGGGTAATTAACCATCAATACCAGGCGAAACGTAACGGTAAATTTGTTGAGGTGACAGGGAAGTTCGAGGTGAATGTTTGGTACGCATATAACAATCATTCAAAAACGGCAGTGCATACAGAGACAATTTCCTATAAGGACCGTGTCAAACTGTCATTCCGTGATGGAGATGAAGTCGATTCAAATGATGTAAAAGTCCGTGTATTACAAGCGCCGAATTGTATTGAGGCAGTGATTACTAAGCAAGGCGACAAAATCCAAGTAACGGTCGAGCGTGAATTTTTAGTGGAGATAATTGGGGAAACGACAGTTGTGATTAATGTACACCCACTGGATTATGAAGATGAATGGTCATATGAAGAAAGTTCACAGCAGCCATCCAGCACTTCTTCATCATCATCCTCGTCATCCTCGTCATCGTCTTCATCGTCCGACTCGGGCGGAAAAGATTATGGCAAAGATTATGACTCCTCATCATTTTCGTGA
- a CDS encoding PAS domain S-box protein gives MNEFDNLSVSDEGLYDWLCQMARQIDLAVAIINPNKGYTIEFVNQIFTQTTGYREDDVLGSTLSLLQGPLTDMLNENSIQESIENGLTFKTSSFHYRKDGYAFWNEVRHLPMFNQQGILQYCVIIMKDVTDSMNIESLIELEREVYFSLETGHPLENVLRNICKSVEITFGKKCHCSIVLVDENDRMINIYGEMWKDLKELDEKVLLMDMKDNRKINKPLILKDLEQSIYHEAYRPIIDKYRIVSMWSQPILNSEEKTIGLFTMYFEQRAEPKTIEIKFMNRIAPIVTLALKYFDQKSAIHRLAFCDVASGLNNYERFKIILNDFTANQSMGHLYIIEPGEYQNIIDLYDRQGGDEVLRQLANRIQNIPSFADSIIARYTHSAIIVATRLSLREMKIPPIVAEQFLSEPYYIDGKEVYLTLKIGTSSFSSRINYIEAVRQADIALSSALKVTGTVIKNFNMSLIESVEQEMNVLAHFARGLKNSEFFPMLQPKVNLMTGEIESFEALARWNSTDLGVVSPTLFIPVAENTGNIYKVDLEIFKKVLLWQKQRHDAGLKLYQVSINISPSHFYNPAFVESSIALIESYKVDPKFIKFEITESVELENVIRAKKIIDELQQLGIETSIDDFGVGYSSLSYLQELPFKEIKIDKSFVDNLANPRMNAVIKTIIQLSDNLNMVSVAEGIETEEQHLELKRLGCQVGQGYYYYKPMLIEQINELLNQQLKTSFSK, from the coding sequence ATGAACGAATTTGATAATCTAAGTGTAAGTGATGAAGGATTGTACGATTGGTTATGTCAGATGGCTCGGCAGATTGATTTGGCAGTAGCAATTATTAACCCGAATAAAGGGTATACAATTGAATTTGTAAACCAGATCTTTACGCAAACAACAGGGTACAGGGAAGATGATGTGCTCGGGTCAACACTTTCTTTACTACAGGGACCTCTTACTGACATGTTAAATGAGAATTCGATTCAGGAAAGTATTGAAAATGGACTGACATTTAAAACATCATCCTTTCATTACCGGAAAGATGGGTATGCATTTTGGAACGAAGTCAGGCATTTACCAATGTTTAATCAGCAAGGAATACTCCAATATTGTGTGATCATAATGAAAGATGTAACGGACTCCATGAACATAGAGTCGTTGATTGAGCTGGAACGTGAAGTCTACTTTAGTCTGGAAACAGGGCATCCACTTGAAAATGTATTACGTAATATTTGCAAATCGGTTGAAATAACTTTCGGAAAGAAATGCCATTGTTCCATCGTCCTTGTTGATGAAAATGACCGGATGATTAATATTTACGGTGAAATGTGGAAAGATTTGAAGGAGCTCGATGAGAAAGTTTTATTAATGGATATGAAAGACAATAGGAAAATAAATAAACCGCTCATTTTGAAAGACTTAGAGCAATCGATTTATCATGAAGCATATAGACCGATTATCGATAAATACCGTATAGTTTCAATGTGGAGTCAGCCAATTTTAAATTCAGAAGAAAAAACGATCGGTTTATTTACAATGTACTTTGAACAACGGGCAGAACCAAAAACGATTGAAATAAAATTCATGAACCGAATCGCACCGATTGTTACACTCGCATTAAAATATTTTGACCAAAAAAGTGCGATTCACCGTCTTGCTTTTTGTGATGTTGCATCCGGATTAAATAATTATGAACGCTTTAAAATCATTTTAAATGATTTTACTGCAAATCAGTCGATGGGGCATTTATATATTATTGAACCGGGAGAATATCAAAATATTATTGATTTGTATGATCGGCAAGGCGGGGATGAAGTGCTGCGTCAGCTAGCAAATCGAATACAGAATATCCCATCATTCGCAGACTCGATCATTGCGAGGTATACCCATTCAGCGATTATTGTAGCGACACGTTTATCATTACGGGAAATGAAGATTCCACCCATTGTAGCTGAACAGTTTTTATCAGAGCCATATTATATTGATGGAAAAGAAGTATACTTAACATTAAAAATAGGAACTTCATCTTTTAGTTCCCGTATTAATTACATAGAAGCAGTCCGCCAGGCGGATATTGCGTTATCAAGTGCACTTAAAGTAACGGGCACTGTTATTAAAAATTTTAATATGAGTTTAATTGAATCTGTAGAACAAGAAATGAATGTACTGGCCCATTTTGCTCGCGGTCTAAAAAATAGTGAATTTTTTCCGATGCTCCAGCCGAAAGTGAACTTGATGACAGGGGAAATTGAAAGTTTTGAAGCTTTGGCACGTTGGAATTCGACGGATTTAGGTGTTGTCTCACCGACGTTATTTATTCCGGTTGCAGAAAATACCGGTAATATTTATAAAGTAGACCTCGAAATTTTCAAGAAGGTGCTCCTATGGCAAAAACAGCGACACGATGCGGGATTGAAATTGTATCAAGTATCGATCAATATTTCACCAAGCCATTTTTATAATCCGGCATTTGTAGAAAGTTCCATTGCCCTTATAGAAAGCTATAAAGTAGATCCGAAATTTATAAAATTTGAAATAACTGAAAGTGTCGAACTGGAAAATGTCATAAGAGCAAAAAAAATAATCGACGAGTTGCAACAGCTGGGGATTGAAACATCGATTGATGACTTTGGTGTTGGTTATTCATCACTCAGCTATTTGCAGGAACTGCCATTTAAAGAAATCAAAATTGATAAAAGTTTTGTCGATAATTTAGCTAATCCACGGATGAATGCCGTTATTAAAACCATTATTCAGCTTTCGGATAACTTGAACATGGTATCTGTAGCAGAAGGAATCGAAACAGAAGAACAGCATCTTGAGCTAAAGCGATTAGGCTGTCAGGTTGGGCAAGGATACTATTATTATAAACCAATGTTAATTGAACAAATTAATGAACTATTAAATCAGCAGTTAAAAACTTCATTCAGCAAATGA